AGTGAAGTGGAGTGTTGCCGGCTTGACGCCACATTCCTGGCATTGCATAAGCGAAAGCCCCTCCCTTATGGTTGACAATTATTTGCCTAACAAAGAGATTAACATCGCCTTCATAATCTTGGCACGAATCTCATCCCGGTATGGAATCTTAACCGTTAGGCATTCCCGAGAAACAGCAGCGCGCATAAGGCACGCTTCACGCTTACTTAGAAAACCGGCTTCCTCCAGCTGATAAATCAGCCCTTCAGCAGCGTTCTGATCAATCCCGCCACCTATAGTATGGTTTAAATGGGCATGCAGTGCCACGTTTGGTGGCAATTCAAAACGTTGAATACGAATATATCCCCCGCCACCACGCTTACTTTCCACCACATAACCTTTTTCCAAAGTAAAGCGTGTACTGATGACATAATTGATCTGTGACGGTACGCATGAGAACTGGTCCGCCAGGTCATTTCGCTGGATTTCCACCGTACCTTCGGGACTTTCATGCAAAATATTCTTCAGATATTGTTCGATAATATCAGAGATATTGCGCATCACTCATCCTCCAGTGCTTAAATCTTTATAATACCGATTGCAACTTGCATTCATAATGACAATGGTCTTTAATTGAACTTAAACATTTGTGGATAATTCCACGTGTTCAGAGGATCGGATCAATGTCATTAAGTTTCGTTGACTTTGACTTTCTTTGACTTTTTAATATTATAACATATTCTGTGCTAATTCCAAGTGGATTCTCTTATTTTTCACTTTTTTCAGCGAATGTATTCGGAAATAAAGAGCCCTCCCAACATCTTTCGAAGGGGAGAGCCCGAATTTTTATTTTAAAAATGATCAAATAATGCAGTGTGTGCTTGCGGTAAGATTTCTTCAAACCATTCCAGTGCAGCTGAATGACCTGAGATGCATCCATAACGAGCTAACTCTGCCGGACGTTTATATCCAAGCATTAATGCCGTCAATGTGCCGATATCACAGTTTAAGTCTGCTTCTGCCAGTTTCCCTTCCCCGCGTGTAAAAGTTGCCGATCCCTCATTAGAAATATTCCATTCCCACAATCCATCATTCCAAGGTGCGTATTTATCTTCTATATAAATAAGCTGTTTCTTTGGGCTGCTGTTTCCTCTGAAGGTATAACCTTCAATGAATGTCTTAGCATTCACAATACGACCCATAAAATAAGGATAATTCTCCTGTTCTATACGCGGATCTGGCAGCAAGAAGGGTAACATGTCGTCCGAAGGCACCAGCTTCAACGATGCACCGGTCACCATCGAATCATGGTTCGCAAGAAATGTCCACAGCCCCTGCCGAGCTTGTTCGTTCAAAAAAACAAATTC
This Paenibacillus sp. FSL R5-0345 DNA region includes the following protein-coding sequences:
- a CDS encoding CtsR family transcriptional regulator, translating into MRNISDIIEQYLKNILHESPEGTVEIQRNDLADQFSCVPSQINYVISTRFTLEKGYVVESKRGGGGYIRIQRFELPPNVALHAHLNHTIGGGIDQNAAEGLIYQLEEAGFLSKREACLMRAAVSRECLTVKIPYRDEIRAKIMKAMLISLLGK